In Lautropia mirabilis, one DNA window encodes the following:
- a CDS encoding glutamate synthase-related protein, whose translation MPIFQPRALPAPQGMYNPVNEHDACGVGFVAHIKGRKSHEIVQYGLRILLNLDHRGATGADTLFGDGAGMLLQIPDALLREEMAAQGVTLPPAGEYGVGMIFLPREPASRAACEKELERTVRDEGLVVLGWRDVPVDADMPMSPLVRDSEPVIRQLFIGRGQNVMVQDALERRLYLLRKRSAHRIQNLNLKFGHTYFVPSMSTRTIVYKGLLLADQVGVYYKDLADPRCTSALALVHQRFSTNTFPAWELAHPFRMVAHNGEINTVNGNYNWIRAREGTMASPVLGADLQKLYPLIFPGQSDTACFDNVLELLTMSGYSMAHAVMMMIPEAWEQHAAMDPARRAFYEYHAAMMEPWDGPAALAFTDGRQIGATLDRNGLRPARYLVTEDDLVVMASESGVLPEIADSRIVKKWRLQPGKMFLIDLEQGRIIDDSEIKAQLAASKPYRQWIDALRMRLDEVAGPDDDSVPQPTESLLDRQQAFGYTQEDIKFLMAPMALNGEEAIGSMGTDTPITVLSAHNKPFYHYFKQRFAQVTNPPIDPIREEMVMSLVSFIGPKPNLLDINNVNPPLRLEIDQPILRPPQMARLRDIARFTDGKFRSLELPCCYPVAWGRDGIEARLAALCADAVDAVRNGYNILIITDRTMDRDHVAIPALLALSAVHQHLIARGLRTNTGLLVETGSAREVHHFAVLAGYGAEAIHPYLAMETIVDMHRELSAELSAEKAIANYIKAIGKGLRKVMSKMGISTYMSYTGAQVFEAVGLARELVDRYFTGTASNIEGMNVFDVGEEALRMHRTAYGNQAELAHALAAGGEYAYRVRGEEHMWTPDSIARLQHAVRAGSFQTYKEYAQLINDQSKRLMTLRGLFEFRFDPERAISLDEVEPASEIVKRFSTGAMSLGSISTEAHATLAVAMNRIGGKSNTGEGGEDPVRYRQDLKGIPIRTGATLASVLGKDVVEADYPLQAGDSLRSRIKQVASGRFGVTAEYLASADQIQIKMAQGAKPGEGGQLPGHKVSDYIARLRCSVPGVGLISPPPHHDIYSIEDIAQLIHDLKNANDRASISVKLVSEVGVGTVAAGVAKAKADHITIAGHDGGTGASPLSSLKHAGTPWELGLSEAQQTLVLNRLRGRVRIQADGQMKTGRDVVIGGILGADEFGFATAPLVAEGCVMMRKCHLNTCPVGVATQDPVLRRRFAGKPEHVVNYFFFVADEVRQLMAQLGVRTFDELIGRTEFLDMRRGIEHWKAQGLDFSRVFYNPPMPADVARRQVETQDHRLERALDHVLIEKARPALKSGEKVSFIQPIRNVNRTVGTMLSSEVVRRFTHEGLPDDTIHIQFNGVAGQSFGAFLARGITLDLVGEANDYVGKGLSGGRIIVRSPNDFRGFGPEQIIAGNTVLYGAIEGEAFFNGVAGERFAVRNSGAATVVEGTGDHGCEYMTGGTVVVLGQTGRNFAAGMSGGVAYVFDPAGDFASRCNTSMVMLSAVLPEAEQRASIDPTIWHRARPGLPAQTDEEILKTLVQAHFRHTGSFRARDILADWETMRGRFVKVVSPEYQRALADIAARRQAELPPGEAERSADAESVGTVAAVADGQHAAPKAGKTRQARGGSSAGKVPAARRSDDI comes from the coding sequence ATGCCGATATTCCAGCCCCGGGCGCTGCCCGCACCGCAGGGGATGTACAACCCCGTCAACGAGCACGATGCCTGCGGCGTCGGCTTCGTGGCACACATCAAGGGCCGCAAGAGCCACGAGATCGTGCAGTACGGGCTGCGCATCCTGCTCAACCTCGACCATCGCGGCGCCACCGGGGCCGATACGCTGTTCGGTGACGGGGCCGGGATGCTGCTGCAGATTCCGGATGCACTGCTGCGCGAGGAGATGGCTGCCCAGGGCGTGACGCTGCCGCCAGCGGGCGAATATGGCGTGGGCATGATCTTCCTGCCGCGCGAGCCGGCTTCGCGCGCCGCCTGTGAGAAGGAATTGGAGCGCACCGTGCGCGACGAAGGCCTGGTGGTGCTGGGCTGGCGTGACGTGCCGGTGGATGCCGACATGCCGATGTCGCCGCTGGTGCGCGACTCCGAACCTGTCATCCGTCAGCTCTTCATCGGTCGGGGCCAGAACGTGATGGTGCAGGACGCGCTGGAGCGGCGCCTGTACCTGCTGCGCAAGCGTTCGGCGCACCGCATCCAGAACCTCAACCTGAAGTTCGGTCACACCTATTTCGTGCCGTCGATGTCGACGCGCACCATCGTCTACAAGGGCCTGCTGCTGGCCGACCAGGTGGGCGTCTACTACAAGGATCTGGCCGATCCGCGCTGTACCTCGGCGCTGGCCCTGGTGCACCAGCGCTTTTCCACCAACACCTTCCCGGCGTGGGAGCTGGCGCACCCGTTCCGGATGGTGGCGCACAACGGCGAGATCAACACCGTCAACGGCAACTACAACTGGATCCGTGCCCGCGAGGGCACGATGGCCTCGCCGGTGCTGGGGGCCGACCTGCAGAAACTCTATCCGCTGATCTTCCCTGGCCAGTCGGACACGGCCTGCTTCGACAACGTGCTGGAGCTGCTCACCATGTCGGGCTACTCGATGGCCCACGCGGTGATGATGATGATTCCCGAGGCCTGGGAGCAGCATGCAGCCATGGACCCGGCGCGGCGGGCCTTCTATGAATATCACGCCGCGATGATGGAGCCGTGGGACGGTCCGGCGGCGCTGGCCTTCACGGATGGCCGGCAGATCGGCGCCACGCTGGACCGCAACGGCCTGCGGCCGGCACGCTACCTGGTGACGGAAGACGATCTGGTGGTGATGGCGTCGGAGTCCGGCGTGCTGCCCGAGATCGCGGATTCGCGCATCGTCAAGAAATGGCGGCTGCAGCCCGGCAAGATGTTCCTCATCGACCTGGAGCAGGGTCGCATCATCGACGACAGCGAGATCAAGGCGCAGCTGGCCGCCTCCAAGCCCTACCGGCAGTGGATCGACGCGCTGCGCATGCGCCTGGACGAGGTGGCCGGCCCCGATGACGACAGCGTGCCGCAGCCGACGGAATCGCTGCTGGACCGCCAGCAGGCCTTCGGCTACACGCAGGAGGACATCAAGTTCCTGATGGCGCCGATGGCGCTCAACGGCGAGGAAGCCATCGGCTCGATGGGTACCGACACACCGATCACGGTGCTGTCGGCCCACAACAAGCCCTTCTACCACTACTTCAAGCAGCGTTTCGCGCAGGTCACGAACCCGCCCATCGACCCGATCCGCGAGGAAATGGTGATGTCGCTGGTGAGCTTCATCGGCCCCAAGCCCAACCTGCTGGACATCAACAACGTCAACCCGCCGCTGCGGCTGGAAATCGACCAGCCTATCCTGCGGCCGCCGCAGATGGCGCGGCTGCGCGACATCGCCCGCTTCACCGACGGCAAGTTCCGCAGCTTGGAGCTGCCTTGCTGCTACCCGGTGGCCTGGGGGCGTGACGGCATCGAGGCGCGGCTGGCCGCCCTGTGTGCCGATGCCGTGGATGCGGTGCGCAACGGCTACAACATTCTCATCATCACCGACCGGACCATGGACCGCGATCACGTGGCCATTCCGGCGCTGCTGGCCCTGTCGGCCGTGCACCAGCACCTGATTGCCCGCGGGCTGCGCACCAACACCGGCCTGCTGGTCGAGACGGGCTCGGCACGCGAGGTGCATCACTTCGCCGTGCTGGCTGGCTACGGGGCCGAGGCCATCCACCCCTACCTGGCCATGGAAACCATCGTCGACATGCACCGCGAGCTGAGCGCGGAACTGTCGGCGGAAAAGGCCATTGCCAACTACATCAAGGCCATCGGCAAGGGGCTGCGCAAGGTGATGTCCAAGATGGGCATCTCCACTTACATGTCGTACACCGGGGCACAGGTGTTCGAGGCGGTGGGTCTGGCGCGCGAACTGGTCGATCGCTATTTCACCGGCACGGCCAGCAACATCGAGGGCATGAACGTCTTCGACGTGGGCGAAGAGGCGCTGCGCATGCACCGCACCGCCTACGGCAATCAGGCCGAGCTGGCCCATGCGCTGGCGGCGGGCGGCGAGTACGCCTACCGCGTGCGCGGCGAGGAGCACATGTGGACGCCGGACTCGATTGCCCGGCTGCAGCATGCGGTGCGGGCCGGCAGCTTCCAGACCTACAAGGAATATGCGCAGCTGATCAACGATCAGTCAAAACGACTGATGACGCTGCGCGGACTCTTCGAGTTCCGCTTCGACCCCGAACGGGCCATCTCGCTGGACGAGGTGGAACCTGCGTCGGAGATCGTCAAGCGCTTCTCCACGGGGGCGATGTCGCTGGGTTCCATCTCCACCGAGGCGCATGCCACGCTGGCCGTGGCCATGAACCGCATTGGTGGCAAGTCCAACACCGGCGAGGGCGGTGAAGACCCGGTGCGCTATCGGCAGGATCTGAAGGGCATCCCCATCCGGACCGGTGCCACGCTGGCCAGCGTGCTGGGCAAGGATGTGGTGGAGGCTGACTATCCCCTGCAAGCCGGCGACTCGCTGCGCTCGCGCATCAAGCAGGTGGCATCCGGGCGCTTTGGCGTCACCGCCGAATACCTGGCCTCGGCCGACCAGATCCAGATCAAGATGGCGCAGGGCGCCAAGCCGGGCGAGGGCGGGCAGCTGCCCGGCCACAAGGTCAGCGACTACATCGCGCGGTTGCGCTGCTCAGTGCCGGGTGTGGGACTCATCTCGCCGCCGCCGCACCATGACATCTACTCCATCGAGGACATTGCCCAGCTCATCCATGACTTGAAGAACGCCAACGACCGCGCCTCCATTTCGGTGAAGCTGGTGTCGGAAGTGGGCGTGGGCACGGTGGCGGCAGGTGTCGCCAAGGCCAAGGCCGACCACATCACCATTGCCGGCCACGATGGCGGCACGGGCGCCAGCCCGCTGTCCTCGCTCAAGCATGCCGGCACGCCATGGGAGCTGGGGCTTTCCGAAGCGCAGCAGACGCTGGTGCTCAACCGTCTGCGCGGCCGCGTGCGCATCCAGGCCGATGGTCAGATGAAGACCGGACGCGACGTGGTGATCGGCGGCATCCTGGGGGCCGATGAATTCGGCTTTGCCACCGCACCGCTGGTGGCCGAGGGTTGCGTCATGATGCGCAAGTGCCACCTCAACACCTGCCCGGTGGGCGTGGCCACGCAGGATCCGGTGCTGCGCCGCCGTTTCGCCGGCAAGCCCGAGCACGTCGTGAACTACTTCTTCTTTGTGGCCGATGAAGTGCGCCAGCTGATGGCGCAACTGGGAGTGCGTACTTTCGATGAGCTGATCGGTCGCACGGAGTTTCTGGACATGCGGCGCGGCATCGAACACTGGAAGGCGCAGGGGCTGGATTTCTCACGGGTGTTCTACAACCCGCCCATGCCGGCCGATGTGGCGCGTCGTCAGGTGGAGACGCAGGATCATCGACTGGAGCGCGCGCTGGATCACGTCCTGATCGAGAAGGCGCGACCGGCGCTGAAAAGCGGCGAGAAGGTCAGCTTCATCCAGCCCATCCGCAACGTGAACCGGACCGTGGGCACCATGCTTTCCAGCGAGGTGGTGCGCCGCTTCACACACGAAGGGCTGCCTGACGACACCATCCATATCCAGTTCAATGGCGTGGCCGGACAGTCGTTCGGTGCCTTCCTGGCGCGTGGCATCACGCTGGACCTGGTGGGCGAGGCCAATGACTACGTGGGCAAGGGCCTGTCGGGAGGACGCATCATCGTGCGCTCGCCCAACGACTTCCGGGGCTTCGGACCCGAACAGATCATTGCCGGCAACACGGTGCTCTACGGCGCGATCGAGGGCGAGGCCTTCTTCAACGGCGTGGCGGGCGAACGCTTCGCGGTGCGCAACTCGGGCGCGGCCACCGTAGTGGAGGGCACCGGCGACCATGGCTGCGAATACATGACCGGTGGTACCGTGGTGGTGCTGGGTCAGACGGGACGCAACTTTGCGGCCGGCATGTCGGGCGGTGTGGCCTACGTGTTCGACCCGGCGGGTGATTTCGCCAGCCGCTGCAACACCAGCATGGTGATGCTCTCGGCCGTGCTGCCCGAGGCCGAGCAGCGCGCCAGCATCGATCCGACCATCTGGCACCGCGCCCGGCCCGGCCTGCCGGCGCAGACCGACGAGGAGATCCTGAAGACACTGGTGCAGGCGCATTTCCGCCATACCGGCAGCTTCCGGGCCCGCGACATCCTGGCTGACTGGGAAACCATGCGCGGCCGCTTCGTGAAGGTGGTGTCTCCCGAATACCAGCGCGCGCTGGCCGACATCGCCGCACGCCGCCAGGCGGAATTGCCGCCGGGCGAGGCCGAACGCAGTGCCGATGCCGAATCGGTGGGCACGGTGGCCGCCGTGGCCGATGGCCAGCATGCCGCACCGAAAGCAGGCAAGACCCGGCAGGCCAGGGGTGGCAGCAGTGCCGGCAAGGTGCCGGCCGCACGACGCAGCGACGACATCTGA
- a CDS encoding glutamate synthase subunit beta: MGKITGFLEFARLQEAAEPAAERVRHYREFMVHLDDAQARQQGARCMDCGIPFCHNGCPVNNIIPDWNDLVYRDRWREAIEVLHATNNFPEFTGRICPAPCEAACTLNINTDAVGIKSIEHAIIDKAWAEGWVKPQPAARKTGKRVAVVGSGPSGLACAQQLARAGHAVTVFEKNDRIGGLLRYGIPDFKLDKTLIDRRVGQLKAEGVEFRTGVAVTSDFPGMVCNLSTGTMPASKLLKSFDAVVLAGGSEVPRDLPIPGRELKGVHFAMEFLPLQNRVVAGDSLPNQLRATGKHVVVIGGGDTGSDCVGTSHRQGAASVTQFELMPKPPEHENRLLTWPYWPVKLRTSSSHDEGGQRDWSVTTKAFNDDGHGNVKSLTCARVAWVKDRVTGRMTMEEVPGSTFEVKADLVLLAMGFVHPVAQMLKAFDVATDERGNARATTEGDSAYQSSRERVFVAGDMRRGQSLVVWAIREGRQAARAVDAFLMGASDLPR, from the coding sequence ATGGGAAAGATCACCGGATTTCTGGAATTCGCCCGGCTGCAGGAAGCGGCCGAACCCGCTGCGGAGCGCGTGCGGCACTATCGTGAGTTCATGGTGCACCTGGACGATGCCCAGGCACGCCAGCAGGGGGCTCGCTGCATGGATTGCGGCATCCCGTTCTGTCACAACGGCTGCCCGGTCAACAACATCATCCCCGACTGGAATGACCTGGTGTATCGGGACCGCTGGCGCGAGGCCATCGAGGTGCTGCACGCCACCAACAACTTCCCCGAGTTCACCGGGCGCATCTGTCCGGCCCCGTGCGAGGCGGCCTGTACGCTCAACATCAACACCGACGCGGTGGGCATCAAGTCCATCGAGCACGCCATCATCGACAAGGCCTGGGCCGAAGGCTGGGTGAAGCCGCAGCCGGCGGCGCGCAAGACCGGCAAGCGGGTGGCGGTGGTGGGTTCGGGCCCGTCAGGGCTGGCCTGTGCCCAGCAGCTGGCGCGTGCCGGCCATGCGGTCACCGTGTTCGAGAAGAATGACCGCATCGGTGGTCTGCTGCGCTACGGCATCCCCGACTTCAAGCTGGACAAGACGCTGATCGATCGGCGCGTGGGCCAGCTGAAGGCGGAGGGCGTGGAGTTTCGTACCGGCGTGGCTGTCACCAGCGACTTCCCGGGCATGGTCTGCAACCTGTCCACGGGCACGATGCCGGCCAGCAAGCTGCTGAAGAGCTTCGATGCCGTCGTGCTGGCCGGTGGCTCGGAAGTTCCCCGCGACCTGCCCATCCCGGGACGTGAACTGAAGGGCGTGCATTTCGCCATGGAGTTCCTGCCGCTGCAGAATCGCGTGGTGGCCGGCGACTCGTTGCCCAACCAGTTGCGTGCCACCGGCAAGCATGTGGTGGTGATTGGTGGTGGCGATACCGGATCGGACTGCGTGGGGACCTCGCACCGGCAGGGCGCAGCTTCCGTCACCCAGTTCGAGCTGATGCCCAAGCCGCCCGAGCACGAGAACCGCCTGCTGACCTGGCCCTACTGGCCGGTGAAGCTGCGTACCTCCAGCTCGCACGATGAGGGTGGCCAGCGCGACTGGTCCGTCACCACGAAGGCCTTCAATGATGATGGCCACGGCAACGTCAAGTCGCTTACCTGCGCCCGCGTGGCCTGGGTGAAGGACCGCGTCACCGGTCGGATGACCATGGAAGAGGTGCCCGGTTCCACCTTCGAGGTGAAGGCCGATCTGGTGCTGCTGGCCATGGGCTTCGTGCACCCGGTGGCGCAGATGCTGAAGGCCTTCGATGTGGCCACCGACGAGCGCGGCAACGCCCGCGCCACGACGGAAGGCGATTCTGCCTATCAGAGCAGCCGTGAACGGGTCTTCGTGGCCGGTGACATGCGCCGCGGCCAGTCGCTGGTGGTCTGGGCCATCCGCGAGGGCCGCCAGGCGGCCCGGGCGGTGGATGCCTTCCTGATGGGGGCATCGGATCTGCCGCGCTGA
- a CDS encoding amidase family protein — MTDWIGADSEKLTAAYAAQEASPVAVAEALFEHMTAQDEELGAVRVLSREAALESAAASERRWRRHAPQSPLDGVPVMVREDISLPSYANEVEGVSPVVARLLEAGCVVLGKTVMAAHDAVVAGRCIEGRLVRNPWQPALTTGGSSAGAAVACAAGYAPLHVAIDRIGSLRMPAAFCGVFGFKPTQGRVPLAAPAMGRVAGPITRSVHDAAAMMNILARPDDRDFACLPPESPEYRMRVDGMSPKSLTIAVLTDMGVGPAVDPAIRLAVQEAARALQTAGASVEMIDGFLDPEMFESMQMLLEAGAHRDLEAMSEHERVRLPGFVVDWAGRRAPGFSGPQVMQALADIVRMRAAINEAMMGYDYLLMPVSPVLPWAAGSLSPTNDPQDGLPHVAFTVPWNFAEHPAASLNWRHGADGVPVGVQVVGHRFDDLGVLRLSRTLEIMRPEQAGWPLG; from the coding sequence ATGACGGACTGGATCGGAGCAGATAGCGAGAAGCTGACCGCTGCCTATGCAGCGCAGGAGGCTTCGCCGGTGGCGGTGGCCGAGGCGCTGTTCGAGCACATGACAGCGCAGGATGAGGAGCTGGGCGCGGTTCGGGTGCTGAGCCGCGAGGCCGCGCTGGAGAGCGCGGCCGCTTCCGAGCGACGCTGGCGCAGACACGCGCCGCAGTCGCCGCTGGATGGCGTGCCGGTGATGGTGCGCGAGGACATTTCGCTGCCGTCATATGCCAACGAAGTGGAAGGCGTCTCGCCGGTGGTGGCGCGGCTGCTGGAAGCCGGCTGCGTGGTGCTGGGCAAGACGGTGATGGCAGCGCACGATGCGGTGGTGGCCGGTCGCTGCATCGAGGGTCGCCTGGTGCGCAACCCGTGGCAGCCGGCGCTGACCACCGGCGGTTCGTCAGCCGGGGCGGCGGTGGCCTGTGCGGCGGGCTATGCGCCACTGCATGTGGCCATCGATCGGATCGGGTCGCTGCGCATGCCGGCCGCCTTCTGCGGTGTGTTCGGCTTCAAGCCCACGCAGGGCAGGGTGCCGCTGGCTGCACCGGCCATGGGACGTGTGGCGGGCCCGATCACCCGCAGCGTGCATGATGCGGCGGCGATGATGAACATCCTGGCCCGCCCGGATGACCGTGACTTTGCCTGCCTGCCGCCCGAGAGCCCGGAGTACCGGATGCGGGTGGACGGGATGAGTCCGAAGTCGCTGACCATCGCGGTGCTGACCGACATGGGGGTGGGGCCGGCGGTGGATCCCGCCATCCGCCTGGCGGTGCAGGAAGCGGCCCGAGCGCTGCAGACGGCCGGGGCCAGTGTCGAGATGATCGACGGCTTCCTGGATCCGGAGATGTTCGAGAGCATGCAGATGCTGCTGGAGGCCGGTGCCCATAGGGATCTGGAGGCGATGAGCGAGCACGAGCGGGTTCGCCTGCCGGGCTTCGTGGTCGACTGGGCCGGGCGCCGTGCCCCGGGCTTCAGTGGCCCGCAGGTGATGCAGGCCCTGGCCGACATCGTGCGCATGCGCGCCGCCATCAACGAGGCGATGATGGGCTACGACTATCTGCTGATGCCGGTCTCGCCGGTGCTGCCGTGGGCGGCCGGCTCGCTGTCGCCCACCAACGACCCGCAGGACGGTCTGCCGCATGTGGCCTTCACGGTCCCCTGGAACTTTGCCGAGCATCCGGCGGCGTCGCTGAACTGGCGCCATGGTGCCGACGGGGTCCCCGTGGGGGTGCAGGTGGTGGGCCATCGCTTCGACGATCTGGGGGTGCTGCGGCTGTCGCGCACGCTGGAGATCATGCGTCCCGAGCAGGCGGGCTGGCCGCTGGGCTGA
- a CDS encoding adenine phosphoribosyltransferase, which produces MRPSTEIVMSELDEIKRHIRTIPDWPKAGVMFRDITPLLQDPRLLRAMTRIFVERYAEAGISLVAGIDARGFIIGPLIAHQLGVGFVPVRKQGKLPFETVSATYDLEYGTATVELHIDACKSGDRVLLVDDLIATGGTMLAAVKLLRQLGAEVVEGAAIIELPELGGAAKLREAGVPTFALARFSETEQ; this is translated from the coding sequence ATGCGCCCTTCAACCGAGATAGTCATGTCCGAACTCGACGAGATCAAGCGTCATATCCGTACCATTCCCGACTGGCCCAAAGCTGGGGTGATGTTCCGCGACATCACGCCGTTGCTGCAGGATCCCCGCCTGCTGCGGGCCATGACGCGCATCTTCGTCGAGCGCTACGCCGAGGCCGGCATCTCGCTGGTGGCCGGCATCGATGCACGGGGCTTCATCATCGGGCCGCTGATCGCACACCAGCTGGGCGTGGGCTTCGTGCCCGTGCGCAAGCAGGGCAAGCTGCCCTTCGAGACCGTCTCGGCCACCTATGATCTCGAGTACGGCACGGCCACGGTCGAGCTGCACATCGACGCCTGCAAGTCCGGCGACCGGGTGCTGCTGGTCGATGACCTGATCGCCACGGGCGGCACCATGCTGGCAGCCGTGAAGCTGTTGCGCCAGCTGGGCGCCGAAGTGGTGGAAGGTGCGGCCATCATCGAACTGCCCGAGCTGGGCGGGGCGGCCAAGCTGCGCGAGGCCGGCGTGCCAACCTTTGCGCTGGCGCGCTTTTCCGAAACCGAACAATGA
- a CDS encoding RNA-binding S4 domain-containing protein, with protein sequence MRADAGPAPVRVDKWLWAARFFKTRALAQDAVENGRVLVQGERVKVARLLKGGELLRIRTGDVQREVVVMALSSVRGPAPVAQTLYQETPESVAAREAAAERRRFEREPAQGLHGRPSKRDRRELSRIRLD encoded by the coding sequence ATGAGGGCGGATGCCGGACCGGCACCGGTCAGGGTCGACAAATGGCTGTGGGCCGCGCGCTTCTTCAAGACGCGTGCGCTGGCCCAGGACGCCGTCGAGAATGGCCGGGTGCTGGTCCAGGGCGAGCGCGTCAAGGTGGCGCGCCTGCTCAAGGGAGGGGAGCTGCTGCGCATCCGCACGGGTGACGTGCAGCGCGAAGTGGTGGTGATGGCGCTTTCCAGCGTTCGGGGGCCTGCGCCGGTGGCGCAGACGCTCTACCAGGAAACGCCGGAATCCGTCGCCGCCCGCGAGGCTGCTGCCGAACGCCGGCGCTTCGAGCGTGAGCCGGCCCAGGGCCTGCACGGCCGGCCTTCCAAGCGCGATCGGCGCGAACTCTCCCGAATCCGTCTGGACTGA
- a CDS encoding class II aldolase/adducin family protein has product MNPSSENAARLTLLQQAASLANDGLDPLGSATVSMRWARPAADGLLLVPVSACAAAQACLPATSGWEAGATAAPWGASAGLAGHDVSAFDGMPADGAGHDALATGEFPFAEGAVEADPAWFNESQAPGSARGPECEALELAVWHPLDEADVAGLHGGIYAHRPDAGAVALVASPFAATLACCRDVQLDGIPFFHPMVALSGRPQIACCPAGVYAVLAGAAPAAGTPADELAQAFADDPFGEYGVEPAGSPAACIASAQQMILQALGGGNACLVAHYGLLTVGPNPRAAVSLARQLEALCRIYWQALQVGGVRVMPIRTR; this is encoded by the coding sequence ATGAACCCATCTTCCGAAAACGCCGCCCGTCTGACGCTGTTGCAGCAGGCGGCTTCCCTGGCCAACGACGGGCTGGACCCGCTGGGCAGCGCCACCGTCTCGATGCGCTGGGCGCGTCCGGCTGCCGACGGGCTGCTGCTGGTGCCCGTGAGCGCCTGTGCGGCCGCGCAGGCCTGCCTGCCTGCCACCTCTGGCTGGGAAGCTGGCGCGACAGCTGCTCCCTGGGGCGCATCGGCCGGCCTGGCCGGGCATGACGTTTCCGCCTTCGATGGCATGCCGGCCGACGGTGCCGGCCACGATGCCCTGGCAACCGGAGAGTTCCCCTTCGCCGAGGGCGCAGTGGAAGCAGACCCGGCATGGTTCAACGAGAGCCAGGCGCCGGGCAGCGCCCGCGGCCCGGAATGCGAAGCCCTGGAGCTGGCCGTCTGGCATCCGCTGGATGAGGCGGATGTGGCGGGGCTGCACGGCGGCATCTATGCACATCGGCCCGATGCCGGTGCGGTGGCGCTGGTGGCGTCCCCCTTTGCCGCCACGCTGGCCTGCTGCCGCGACGTGCAGCTTGATGGCATCCCGTTCTTTCACCCGATGGTCGCACTCTCGGGCCGTCCGCAGATCGCTTGCTGCCCGGCCGGCGTCTATGCCGTGCTGGCGGGGGCTGCTCCGGCAGCCGGCACGCCGGCCGACGAGCTGGCCCAGGCCTTTGCCGATGACCCGTTCGGGGAATATGGCGTCGAGCCGGCCGGCAGTCCGGCCGCCTGCATCGCCAGCGCGCAGCAGATGATCCTGCAGGCCCTGGGCGGCGGCAATGCCTGCCTGGTGGCCCACTACGGTCTGCTCACCGTCGGCCCCAATCCTCGGGCAGCGGTCTCGCTGGCCCGCCAGCTGGAAGCGCTGTGTCGCATCTACTGGCAGGCGCTTCAGGTGGGCGGCGTGCGGGTGATGCCCATCCGAACCCGCTGA